From Geomonas agri, one genomic window encodes:
- the accC gene encoding acetyl-CoA carboxylase biotin carboxylase subunit, translating into MFHKILIANRGEIALRIIRTCKEMGIKTVAVYSSADSESLHVKLADESVCIGPAPSLSSYLNINAIISAAELTDAEAIHPGYGFLSENPRFAEICEKCGITFIGPTAESMRIMGDKISARQAVIKVGVPILPGTKEGVNDVTEAIKVAKEIGFPVIIKATAGGGGRGMKIVHSPAALPNAFMTARTEAQTGFGNPEVYIERYCENPRHVEIQVLADKHGNVIHLGERDCSIQRRHQKVIEEAPSTVTTPELRKAMGDAAVAAAKAVNYNSVGTMEFLVDKNNNFYFMEMNTRVQVEHPVTEMITGVDIVKEQIRSAYGEKLRYTQDDIKIKGHAIECRINAEDSVKFTPCPGKITDHHTPGGLGVRVDSFVYTNYSVVPHYDSLIAKLIVHADTRDEAIKRMARALDEYIVDGIKTTIPFHKRIMANKDFIEGNIDTGFIERLVLE; encoded by the coding sequence ATGTTTCATAAAATTCTTATAGCAAACCGGGGGGAGATCGCCCTCCGGATCATCAGGACCTGCAAGGAGATGGGGATCAAGACGGTCGCCGTCTACTCCTCCGCCGACTCCGAATCGCTGCACGTGAAACTCGCCGACGAGAGCGTCTGCATCGGTCCGGCTCCCAGCCTCTCCAGCTACCTGAACATCAACGCCATCATTTCCGCGGCCGAACTGACCGACGCTGAGGCGATCCACCCCGGCTACGGCTTCCTGTCGGAAAACCCGAGGTTCGCCGAGATCTGCGAGAAGTGCGGCATTACCTTCATCGGCCCCACCGCGGAAAGCATGCGCATCATGGGTGACAAGATCTCCGCCCGCCAGGCGGTCATCAAGGTCGGCGTGCCCATCCTTCCGGGCACCAAGGAAGGGGTCAACGACGTCACCGAGGCGATCAAGGTCGCCAAGGAAATCGGCTTCCCGGTCATCATCAAGGCGACGGCAGGCGGCGGCGGGCGCGGCATGAAAATCGTGCACTCCCCGGCGGCCCTCCCCAATGCGTTCATGACCGCGAGGACCGAGGCGCAGACCGGCTTCGGCAACCCGGAAGTCTACATCGAGCGCTACTGCGAGAACCCGCGCCACGTCGAGATCCAGGTCCTGGCCGACAAGCACGGTAACGTTATCCACCTGGGCGAGCGCGACTGCTCCATTCAGCGCCGTCACCAGAAGGTGATCGAGGAAGCTCCTTCCACCGTCACCACCCCCGAACTCAGGAAGGCGATGGGCGATGCTGCGGTTGCCGCTGCCAAGGCTGTCAACTACAACAGCGTAGGCACCATGGAGTTCCTGGTCGACAAGAACAACAACTTCTATTTCATGGAGATGAACACCCGCGTGCAGGTGGAGCACCCGGTGACCGAGATGATCACCGGCGTGGACATCGTCAAGGAGCAGATTCGCTCCGCCTACGGCGAGAAACTCCGCTACACCCAGGACGACATCAAGATCAAGGGCCACGCCATCGAGTGTCGCATCAACGCCGAGGATTCGGTGAAGTTCACCCCGTGCCCCGGTAAGATCACCGACCACCACACCCCGGGCGGACTCGGCGTTCGTGTTGATTCCTTCGTCTACACCAACTACAGCGTAGTGCCACACTACGACTCCCTGATCGCCAAGCTGATCGTGCATGCCGACACCAGGGATGAGGCCATCAAGCGCATGGCGCGCGCGCTCGACGAGTACATCGTCGACGGCATCAAGACCACCATCCCGTTCCACAAGAGGATCATGGCCAACAAGGACTTCATAGAAGGGAACATAGACACCGGCTTCATCGAAAGGCTGGTACTGGAGTAA
- the gcvH gene encoding glycine cleavage system protein GcvH: protein MDFPEELKYSKEHLWVRVEGDRAVIGITDYAQVELGNVTSVELPEAGDELEQDDSFGSIEARKTVADLYAPLSGTVLEVNTELGTAPEFINDDPYDAGWLVVIEMADSEELNLLMSAELYEDTVSVSEE, encoded by the coding sequence ATGGACTTTCCTGAAGAGCTGAAGTACAGCAAGGAACATTTGTGGGTTCGCGTCGAGGGAGACCGTGCCGTGATCGGCATCACCGATTACGCGCAGGTGGAACTGGGCAACGTCACCTCGGTCGAGTTGCCGGAAGCGGGTGACGAACTGGAGCAGGATGACTCCTTCGGCTCCATCGAGGCGAGGAAGACCGTGGCGGACCTCTACGCGCCGCTGTCCGGTACCGTGCTCGAGGTCAACACTGAGCTTGGCACCGCGCCGGAGTTCATCAACGACGATCCTTACGATGCCGGGTGGTTGGTGGTCATCGAGATGGCCGACTCCGAGGAGTTGAACCTCCTCATGTCCGCCGAACTGTACGAGGATACCGTTTCCGTTTCCGAAGAATAA
- a CDS encoding menaquinone biosynthetic enzyme MqnA/MqnD family protein, whose product MTINIGHIKYANCTPIFTALASHFDCTGYRFVDGVPARLNAMLRAGEIDLSPSSSIEYAMAHEQYCLLPELSISAIGPVKSVFLFSRVPIEELDGAAIGLTAESDTSVNLLKVLLARKYGFANSFERTTLPLAQALEQYPGLLLIGDAALKGAASGSGFFCYDLGALWHEFTGLPFVFALWIVRREAAQEKQTELAALAHDLVAAKKLAYASYAEIAAQCEERAWLSEEALVDYWQTISYELTDAHLEGARLFFRHAFEMGLIPSLPELRFFK is encoded by the coding sequence GTGACCATCAACATAGGACACATCAAGTACGCGAACTGCACCCCCATCTTCACCGCTCTCGCTTCCCATTTCGATTGCACCGGTTACCGCTTCGTTGACGGCGTCCCGGCACGCCTGAACGCCATGTTGCGCGCCGGCGAGATCGATCTCAGCCCTTCCTCCTCCATCGAGTACGCCATGGCGCATGAGCAGTATTGTCTGCTCCCGGAGCTCTCCATCAGCGCCATCGGTCCCGTGAAAAGCGTGTTCCTCTTCTCCCGGGTCCCGATCGAGGAACTGGATGGCGCTGCCATAGGGCTTACTGCGGAGTCTGACACCTCGGTGAACCTGTTGAAAGTGCTTTTGGCCAGGAAGTACGGCTTCGCAAACAGCTTCGAGCGGACCACGCTGCCGCTCGCCCAGGCGCTGGAACAGTATCCCGGCTTGCTGCTGATCGGCGACGCCGCGCTGAAAGGGGCCGCTTCCGGTTCCGGGTTCTTCTGTTACGACCTTGGTGCACTGTGGCACGAGTTCACCGGGCTTCCCTTCGTCTTCGCCCTCTGGATCGTGCGGCGCGAAGCGGCGCAGGAGAAGCAGACTGAACTGGCGGCGCTCGCCCATGACCTGGTGGCGGCGAAGAAACTCGCCTACGCAAGCTACGCCGAGATCGCTGCGCAGTGCGAGGAGCGCGCCTGGTTGAGCGAGGAGGCGCTGGTGGACTACTGGCAGACCATCTCGTACGAGCTGACCGACGCGCACCTCGAAGGGGCGCGGCTGTTCTTCAGGCACGCCTTCGAGATGGGGCTCATTCCGAGCCTGCCGGAGTTGCGGTTCTTCAAATAG
- a CDS encoding NUDIX domain-containing protein, producing the protein MPFDFLACPACGAKVKEYKNPLPTVDVIVELPEGIVLIERKNEPLGWAIPGGFVDYGETLEHAAVREIQEEISVELAEKDLRLLGCYSDPTRDKRSHNISTVYVAKATGTPKAGDDAAAFAIFPIDALPQPLCFDHARILSDYRRKKEAGEI; encoded by the coding sequence ATGCCTTTCGACTTCCTGGCCTGCCCCGCCTGCGGGGCCAAGGTGAAAGAGTACAAGAATCCGCTGCCGACTGTTGACGTGATCGTGGAACTCCCGGAAGGGATCGTGCTAATCGAGCGTAAGAACGAGCCCCTCGGTTGGGCCATCCCCGGCGGCTTCGTCGACTACGGGGAAACGCTGGAGCACGCGGCGGTGCGTGAGATACAGGAGGAGATTTCGGTAGAGTTGGCAGAGAAGGATTTGAGGCTGCTGGGATGCTACTCGGATCCCACCCGCGACAAGCGCAGCCACAACATCTCGACCGTCTACGTCGCCAAGGCCACCGGCACGCCGAAGGCAGGTGACGACGCGGCGGCCTTCGCCATCTTCCCCATTGATGCCCTCCCCCAGCCGCTCTGCTTCGACCATGCACGAATTTTGTCGGACTACCGCAGGAAAAAAGAAGCTGGAGAGATTTAA
- a CDS encoding PxxKW family cysteine-rich protein: protein MQCQTVLPGAECTFWGKQGCVFTEGSCQPIVENCEGCDRVVDGSIGKVCNAYPAPEKKWVGGICNFATHVKVEIKTDDAKINPLKASKKAAGAKKKK from the coding sequence ATGCAATGTCAAACCGTACTTCCTGGTGCCGAGTGCACTTTCTGGGGTAAACAGGGTTGTGTATTCACCGAAGGTTCCTGCCAGCCGATCGTGGAGAACTGCGAAGGTTGTGACAGGGTCGTAGACGGCTCCATTGGGAAGGTTTGCAACGCATACCCGGCCCCCGAGAAGAAGTGGGTCGGCGGTATCTGCAACTTCGCTACTCACGTCAAGGTCGAGATCAAGACCGACGACGCCAAGATCAACCCGCTCAAAGCTTCCAAGAAAGCAGCAGGCGCCAAGAAGAAGAAGTAG
- a CDS encoding phosphoglucomutase/phosphomannomutase family protein, translated as MQRITFGTSGWRGILCEDFIFENVKVVTQAIADHVKSNGEGGKGIIVGYDSRFMGEAFAREAARVLTGSGIPTFLCVRDTPTPVISFEILRRKAAGAINFTASHNPPEYNGIKFSPSWGGPALPETTNDIERRANEMLGEICYNECSIDEAVKKGLLVEIDPMQDYLNDLATKVDFAAIAKLGTIAVNPLYGTARGYLAEPLKAHGVKVVQMNANRDPYFGGFPPEPSEKYIQDFIKLVQQDPEIALGIATDGDADRFGIVDGDGTFIEPNYVIALLLDYLVRVKGMKGGVGRSVATSHLVDAVAKMHDIKVYETPVGFKFVGELIAQDKIIIGGEESAGLSIKGHVPEKDGILACLLVAEMVAHEGMPVKALLERLYSKVGRYLTKRVNLTLSPELEEVFPERIAATPASFAGEPVKEKITVDGNKFILQDGSWLLFRKSGTEPVVRLYCEASSEERLQALVDAGREFILG; from the coding sequence ATGCAGCGGATTACTTTCGGCACTTCCGGCTGGCGCGGCATCTTGTGTGAAGATTTTATCTTTGAGAATGTCAAGGTCGTCACCCAGGCCATCGCCGATCACGTTAAGAGTAACGGCGAAGGGGGGAAGGGGATCATCGTCGGCTACGACTCCCGTTTTATGGGTGAGGCGTTCGCTCGCGAAGCGGCCCGGGTCCTCACGGGTTCCGGCATCCCCACCTTCCTTTGTGTCCGCGATACCCCCACCCCGGTCATCTCATTCGAGATCCTCCGTCGCAAGGCCGCCGGCGCCATCAACTTCACCGCTAGCCACAATCCTCCTGAATACAACGGCATCAAGTTCTCTCCCTCCTGGGGCGGGCCCGCCTTGCCGGAAACCACCAACGACATCGAGCGCCGCGCCAACGAGATGCTTGGGGAGATCTGCTACAACGAGTGCTCCATCGACGAAGCCGTAAAGAAGGGGCTACTGGTGGAGATCGACCCGATGCAGGATTATCTGAATGATCTGGCCACGAAGGTGGATTTCGCCGCCATCGCCAAGCTGGGCACCATCGCGGTCAACCCCCTCTACGGAACGGCGCGCGGGTATCTCGCCGAGCCGCTCAAGGCGCACGGGGTGAAAGTGGTGCAGATGAACGCGAATCGCGACCCGTACTTCGGCGGCTTTCCGCCGGAGCCGAGCGAGAAGTATATCCAGGATTTCATCAAGCTGGTGCAGCAGGACCCGGAGATTGCCCTCGGCATCGCCACCGACGGCGACGCGGATCGCTTCGGCATCGTGGACGGCGACGGCACCTTCATCGAGCCGAACTACGTCATCGCCCTTTTGCTCGACTACCTGGTTCGGGTCAAGGGGATGAAAGGGGGCGTCGGACGCTCGGTTGCCACGTCGCACCTGGTCGACGCGGTTGCCAAGATGCACGACATCAAGGTTTACGAGACGCCGGTCGGTTTCAAGTTCGTCGGTGAACTGATTGCCCAAGACAAGATCATCATCGGCGGCGAAGAGAGTGCCGGGCTCTCCATCAAGGGGCACGTACCCGAAAAGGATGGCATCCTGGCCTGCCTGCTGGTCGCCGAGATGGTGGCCCACGAGGGGATGCCGGTCAAGGCGCTTTTGGAGCGTCTCTACAGCAAGGTCGGCCGCTACCTCACCAAGAGGGTCAACCTGACTCTTTCGCCGGAGCTGGAAGAGGTGTTCCCCGAGCGGATCGCGGCGACGCCGGCCAGTTTCGCCGGCGAGCCGGTCAAGGAGAAGATCACCGTCGACGGCAACAAGTTCATCCTCCAGGACGGCAGTTGGCTGCTGTTCCGCAAATCGGGGACCGAACCTGTGGTGCGCCTATACTGCGAGGCGTCCAGCGAGGAGCGCCTGCAGGCACTGGTTGATGCAGGCCGCGAGTTCATTCTCGGGTAA
- the nifU gene encoding Fe-S cluster assembly protein NifU produces MWDYTDKVKEHFLNPRNVGEITDADAVGEVGSLACGDALKLFIKLDENKERIVDAKFQTFGCGSAIASSSALTEMVKGKTLDEALEITNQQIADFLGGLPEEKMHCSVMGQEALEAAIAKYRGVEAPAHGHGHDHVETEGELVCKCFGLTDVFLKKVIASNKLTTAEQVTHFTKAGGACGGCIPKIKDLIAEVLGEEKKVTAEKPAKLTNLRKMQLIQETLENEVRPQLWADGGDLELIDIDGSNVQVAFRKACAGCASSGYTAKFVEQKLRELVSPDITVQEVQG; encoded by the coding sequence ATGTGGGACTACACCGATAAAGTAAAAGAACATTTCCTCAACCCCAGGAACGTGGGCGAGATTACGGATGCTGATGCGGTCGGCGAGGTTGGCAGCCTGGCCTGCGGCGATGCCCTTAAGCTGTTTATAAAGCTGGACGAGAACAAAGAGCGCATTGTCGACGCCAAATTCCAGACCTTTGGCTGCGGCAGCGCCATCGCATCATCTTCGGCCCTGACCGAGATGGTGAAAGGGAAGACCCTGGACGAGGCGCTCGAGATCACTAACCAGCAGATCGCCGATTTCCTGGGCGGGCTTCCGGAAGAGAAGATGCACTGCTCGGTCATGGGGCAGGAGGCACTGGAAGCTGCCATCGCCAAGTACCGCGGCGTCGAGGCGCCGGCGCACGGCCACGGCCACGACCACGTCGAGACCGAGGGCGAACTGGTTTGCAAATGCTTTGGCCTGACCGACGTCTTCCTGAAAAAGGTAATCGCCTCAAACAAGCTGACCACCGCGGAGCAGGTCACCCACTTCACCAAGGCAGGCGGCGCCTGCGGCGGTTGCATCCCGAAAATCAAGGATCTGATCGCCGAAGTGCTGGGTGAGGAGAAGAAGGTGACTGCCGAGAAACCGGCGAAACTGACCAACCTCAGGAAGATGCAGCTGATCCAGGAAACCCTGGAGAACGAGGTGCGTCCGCAGCTGTGGGCTGACGGCGGCGACCTCGAACTGATCGACATCGACGGCTCCAACGTCCAGGTCGCCTTCAGGAAGGCCTGCGCCGGTTGTGCCTCCTCCGGCTACACCGCCAAGTTCGTCGAGCAGAAGCTGCGCGAACTGGTTTCCCCCGACATCACGGTACAGGAGGTTCAGGGATGA
- the nifS gene encoding cysteine desulfurase NifS produces MREIYLDNNATTKVDERVFEEMRPYFCELYGNPSSMHFFGGQVQKKVDEARARVASLLGALPDEIVFTACGTESDNAAIRSALEVFPERRHVITSRVEHPAVLTQCRNLSKRGYRVTELNVDGNGQLDLAELERLVDEDTAIVSLMYANNETGVIFPIEEAAKIVKKKGALFHTDAVQAVGKIPLNMAESAIDMLSLSGHKLHAPKGVGVLFVRRGTPFRPMLVGGHQERGRRAGTENTASIIAMGKACQLAEQYMADEAGRVREMRDRLERELTALIPNTRINGGGTERLPNTLSIAMEFVEGEGILLLLSEKGICASSGSACTSGSLEPSHVLRAMGVPFTCAHGSIRFSLSRFTTDDDINAVITELPPIISRLRAMSPFGREFLNK; encoded by the coding sequence ATGAGAGAGATCTATCTTGACAACAACGCCACCACCAAGGTGGACGAGCGGGTTTTCGAGGAGATGCGTCCCTACTTCTGCGAACTGTACGGCAACCCGAGTTCCATGCACTTCTTCGGCGGCCAGGTGCAAAAGAAGGTTGACGAGGCCCGTGCCCGCGTCGCCTCGCTTTTGGGCGCACTGCCGGACGAAATCGTCTTCACCGCCTGCGGCACTGAGAGCGACAACGCCGCCATCCGTTCGGCGCTGGAAGTCTTCCCGGAGAGACGTCACGTCATCACCAGCCGCGTCGAGCACCCGGCGGTGCTGACCCAGTGCCGCAACCTCTCCAAGCGCGGCTACCGCGTCACCGAACTGAACGTCGACGGCAACGGCCAGCTCGACCTGGCCGAGTTGGAGAGGCTGGTCGATGAAGACACGGCCATTGTCTCCCTCATGTACGCCAACAACGAGACCGGCGTCATCTTCCCGATCGAGGAAGCCGCCAAGATCGTGAAGAAGAAGGGCGCGCTGTTCCATACCGACGCGGTGCAGGCCGTGGGCAAGATCCCGCTGAACATGGCGGAGTCCGCCATCGACATGCTCTCCCTTTCCGGGCACAAGCTGCACGCCCCGAAGGGCGTCGGCGTCCTCTTCGTGCGCCGGGGCACCCCGTTCCGCCCGATGCTGGTTGGCGGGCACCAGGAGCGTGGTCGCAGGGCGGGCACCGAGAATACCGCTTCCATCATCGCCATGGGCAAGGCCTGTCAGCTGGCCGAGCAGTACATGGCGGACGAGGCAGGGCGCGTGCGCGAGATGCGCGATCGCCTGGAGCGCGAACTGACCGCGCTGATCCCGAACACCAGGATCAACGGCGGCGGCACCGAGCGTCTTCCCAACACCCTCTCCATAGCCATGGAATTTGTGGAAGGGGAGGGGATCCTGCTGCTGCTCTCCGAGAAGGGCATCTGCGCCTCTTCCGGCAGCGCCTGCACCTCCGGGTCGCTGGAGCCGTCCCACGTGCTGCGCGCCATGGGCGTGCCCTTCACCTGCGCCCACGGGTCCATCCGATTCTCGCTGTCCAGGTTCACCACCGATGACGACATCAATGCCGTCATCACGGAGTTGCCGCCTATCATTTCCCGTCTGCGCGCGATGTCGCCGTTCGGGCGCGAGTTCCTGAACAAGTAA
- a CDS encoding type II toxin-antitoxin system RelE family toxin encodes MAVYSILVKDSVRKDLESVPKGDLQRIINRIGSLATNPRPVGSEKLTGQDRYRIRQGKYRILYSIHDLELTVWVVKVAHRRDVYR; translated from the coding sequence ATGGCCGTCTATAGCATTCTGGTAAAGGATTCGGTGCGAAAGGATCTGGAGTCGGTCCCCAAAGGCGACTTACAAAGGATCATAAACCGCATCGGCTCCCTTGCCACCAATCCCCGACCTGTAGGCAGCGAAAAACTGACGGGGCAGGACCGGTATCGGATCCGCCAAGGGAAATACAGGATCCTCTACTCCATTCACGATCTGGAGCTAACAGTGTGGGTTGTCAAGGTCGCGCACCGACGGGACGTGTACCGCTAG
- a CDS encoding ribbon-helix-helix protein, CopG family — protein MCALTKRTTIYLDPAMHRALQHKALETSRSLSDLVNDAVRNILAEDSEDLSAFEERVNEPLVTYESLLKELKADGRL, from the coding sequence ATGTGTGCATTAACAAAAAGAACAACCATTTACCTGGACCCTGCCATGCACAGGGCGCTACAGCATAAAGCGCTGGAAACCTCTCGCTCTCTTTCCGACCTCGTCAACGATGCTGTTCGCAACATTCTCGCCGAGGATTCCGAAGACTTGTCTGCATTCGAAGAACGAGTCAACGAGCCGCTGGTCACCTACGAAAGCCTCTTAAAAGAGCTGAAGGCAGATGGCCGTCTATAG
- the modF gene encoding molybdate ABC transporter ATP-binding protein ModF gives MVEISLEQVKAEITERKHLEDISLEITEGQHWAVVGANGSGKSALGRLLCNGLPVLSGSCRIPARSGFVSFEKIDEILEQERYNDDSDFLGYVTEGTRVDKFILSGTDDADGARLAELAQELGFTKILERGVKFLSTGEMRKTLICKALLQEPELLVLDEPFDGLDRDSSEVLRQLISRCIERGIQVVLLLNRFSEIMPETTHIAYLQECRILMSGTKDEMLGSEALRRFHAFHYTLPDTLPEVDTARSAPPLALGQPLIEMKDVTVRYGEKYVLNAVNWTVNAGEHWKITGPNGSGKSTLLSLVSGDNPQAYANDISLFGRKKGSGESVWDIKKRIGLVSTSLQQEYRVGGTVKVVVISGMYDSIGMYSQYTLHQQEIALEWLKLLHMDHRKEHAFRDLSYGEQRLVLLARAMVKQPDLLILDEPCQGLDDVNREMVLKLIDHLGRTGNTQILYVNHHAEDRIPCIENSMELVPAEGGGFTAVINS, from the coding sequence TTGGTAGAGATCAGTTTAGAGCAGGTCAAAGCAGAGATAACTGAACGAAAGCATCTCGAGGATATCTCGCTTGAGATAACGGAAGGGCAGCATTGGGCTGTGGTCGGGGCGAACGGGTCGGGGAAGTCGGCGCTGGGGAGACTGCTCTGCAACGGGCTACCCGTGCTCTCGGGGAGCTGCCGTATCCCAGCCCGTTCCGGCTTCGTTTCGTTCGAGAAGATCGACGAGATCCTCGAGCAGGAGCGCTACAACGACGACTCCGATTTCCTGGGCTACGTGACCGAGGGTACCCGCGTCGACAAGTTCATCCTGTCCGGTACCGACGACGCGGACGGGGCGCGACTGGCGGAACTGGCGCAGGAACTGGGCTTCACCAAGATCCTCGAACGCGGCGTCAAGTTCCTCTCCACGGGCGAGATGCGCAAGACCCTCATCTGCAAGGCGCTCCTGCAGGAGCCGGAATTACTGGTGCTGGACGAGCCGTTCGACGGGCTGGACCGTGACTCGTCGGAAGTGCTGCGGCAACTGATCAGCCGCTGCATCGAGCGTGGCATCCAGGTGGTGCTGCTCTTGAACCGCTTCAGCGAGATCATGCCGGAGACGACGCACATCGCGTACCTCCAGGAGTGCCGCATTCTCATGTCCGGCACCAAGGACGAGATGCTGGGCTCTGAGGCGCTGCGCCGCTTCCATGCCTTCCACTACACCCTGCCGGATACCTTGCCCGAGGTCGACACGGCGCGCAGCGCACCGCCGCTGGCCCTGGGCCAGCCACTCATCGAGATGAAGGACGTCACGGTACGCTACGGCGAGAAGTACGTGCTGAACGCTGTCAATTGGACGGTGAACGCCGGCGAACACTGGAAGATCACCGGTCCCAACGGATCAGGGAAATCGACCCTGTTGAGCCTGGTCAGTGGCGATAATCCGCAGGCCTACGCCAACGACATCAGTCTGTTCGGCCGCAAGAAGGGGAGCGGTGAGAGCGTCTGGGACATCAAGAAGCGCATCGGCCTTGTTTCCACGTCCCTCCAGCAGGAGTACCGGGTGGGCGGCACGGTGAAGGTCGTGGTGATTTCCGGGATGTACGACTCCATAGGGATGTACTCGCAGTACACCCTGCACCAGCAGGAGATCGCACTGGAGTGGCTCAAGTTGCTGCACATGGATCACCGGAAGGAACATGCTTTCCGGGATCTTTCCTACGGGGAACAGCGGCTCGTGCTGCTGGCCCGGGCCATGGTGAAACAGCCGGACCTCTTGATCCTGGACGAGCCCTGCCAGGGGTTGGACGATGTGAACCGGGAGATGGTGCTGAAACTGATCGATCACCTGGGGCGCACCGGCAACACCCAGATCCTCTACGTGAACCACCACGCCGAGGACCGGATACCGTGCATCGAGAACAGCATGGAACTGGTGCCGGCGGAGGGGGGCGGGTTTACGGCGGTGATCAACTCCTAA